GCTGGAAGCCTTCGCCGCGCGCATTCCCGGTTTCACCTTCAGCGCCTGTGTGGCCAGCGAAGGCAGCAGCTACCCGCACAAGGGCTACGTGACCCAGCACATCGAACCCAGGCACCTCAACGATGGCGAGGTGGACATCTACCTGTGCGGCCCGCCGCCGATGGTCGAGGCGGTCAGCGCCTACATCCGCGAGCAGGGCATCGCTCCGGCGAATTTCTACTACGAGAAATTCGCCGCCAGCGCCTAGGTGCGAGCGGGCATTCGTAGCCCGGATGCAATCCGGGGAAGGCCCACGCACCAGTCCCGGATTGCATCCGGGCTACAGGCTGAGTCACCCCTCTGCCAATCATGGGAGAGGGGGGAGATAGCGGATACCCCGGATTGAGGTGAGCAAGATGAACAAGCGTTTCCAAGACAAGGTCGCCGTGGTCACCGGCGCCGCCCAGGGCATCGGTCGCCGTGTGGCCGAGCGGCTGTTGGAGGAGGGCGCGCAGGTGGTGGCGGTGGACCGCTCCGAGCTGGTGTTCGAGCTGGCCGAGCGCGAGGCGGTGCTGTGCCTGACCGCCGACCTGGAACAGGCCGACGACTGCCAGCGGGTGATGAATGCTGCGGTCGAGCGCTTCGGCCGGCTCGACATCCTGATCAACAACGTCGGCGGCACCATCTGGGCCAAGCCGTTCGAGCACTACGAAACGGCGCAGATCGAGGCCGAAGTGCGCCGCTCGCTGTTCCCCACCCTGTGGTGCTGCCATGCGGCGCTGCCGCAGATGCTGGCGCAGGGCTGCGGCGCCATCGTCAACGTCTCGTCCATCGCCACCCGTGGCGTCAACCGCGTGCCCTACGGCGCGGCCAAGGGCGGCGTCAACGCACTGACCGCCTGCCTGGCCTTCGAGACCGCCGAGCGCGGCATTCGCGTCAACGCCACCGCGCCCGGCGGCACCGAGGCGCCGCCGCGGCGCATCCCGCGCAACAGTGCCGAGCAGAGCGAGCAGGAGAAGGTCTGGTACCAGCAGATCGTCGACCAGACCGTGCACAGCAGCCTGATGAAACGCTACGGCACGCTCGACGAGCAGGTCGGCGCGATTCTCTTCCTCGCCTCGGACGAGGCCTCCTATATCACCGGCGTGACCCTGCCGGTAGGCGGTGGCGACCTGGGCTGAATCACCCTCCCGGCCGCTGCCACGGCCGTGGAACACAACGCAGTTTCTACAACAAAAACAAGAGAACCGATGCCATGCGACAGATCGACGTTCACGCCGTCATAGACGGTGCCCGCTTCACCCGTTTCCACTGGATGGTCATGGCGCTGTGCGCGCTGT
The genomic region above belongs to Pseudomonas sp. GOM7 and contains:
- a CDS encoding 1,6-dihydroxycyclohexa-2,4-diene-1-carboxylate dehydrogenase produces the protein MNKRFQDKVAVVTGAAQGIGRRVAERLLEEGAQVVAVDRSELVFELAEREAVLCLTADLEQADDCQRVMNAAVERFGRLDILINNVGGTIWAKPFEHYETAQIEAEVRRSLFPTLWCCHAALPQMLAQGCGAIVNVSSIATRGVNRVPYGAAKGGVNALTACLAFETAERGIRVNATAPGGTEAPPRRIPRNSAEQSEQEKVWYQQIVDQTVHSSLMKRYGTLDEQVGAILFLASDEASYITGVTLPVGGGDLG